A single Desulfobaculum xiamenense DNA region contains:
- a CDS encoding anthranilate synthase component I family protein, with translation MSEITVRQHGRWMPADIQTPISLFLGLVGQKQGILLESAQVDGRLGRYSIVAWNFALRLSCADGRLEVGVRDSRFEPLRELAGQPFIEGVREAMRRIRIEPEEGFEDLPSIARSLVGYFGYGTAGLFEPKLAEALPPEDAEACLVLPGCVAILDHLRSRLCLLTLSPGMRPAVDMKAVARAMVNPDIGEVTANPGERDYTRAVADAIELIRQGECIQTVLSTRFSATFSGDAFVLYRRLRQVNPSPYLFFMRLPRIELFGSSPELLVRCDGGQLTTCPIAGTRRRGATPAEDEALARELLADPKERAEHVMLVDLGRNDLGRIATPGSVSVDTFMQVERFSHVMHLTSYVSATLRDGLDALDVLASAFPAGTVSGAPKVRAMEIIADLERRPRGPYAGAIGWLGLDRDRVDMDTGITIRSMWVRDGKLHWQAGAGIVFDSDPVREWEECANKARVLGEILTGRGGCDVLAD, from the coding sequence ATGAGCGAGATAACGGTGAGGCAACACGGCAGATGGATGCCGGCGGATATACAGACGCCCATCAGCCTCTTTCTGGGACTGGTGGGGCAGAAGCAGGGCATTCTGCTCGAAAGCGCGCAGGTAGACGGCAGGCTCGGCCGCTACAGCATCGTGGCGTGGAATTTCGCTCTGCGTCTGTCCTGCGCGGACGGACGGCTGGAGGTCGGCGTGCGGGACTCGCGCTTTGAGCCGCTTCGCGAACTGGCGGGGCAGCCCTTTATCGAGGGCGTGCGCGAGGCCATGCGGCGCATACGCATCGAGCCGGAAGAGGGCTTCGAGGACCTGCCGTCCATCGCCCGTAGCCTCGTGGGCTATTTCGGCTACGGCACGGCCGGGCTGTTCGAACCAAAGCTCGCGGAGGCACTGCCGCCGGAGGACGCCGAGGCCTGCCTCGTGCTGCCGGGCTGCGTGGCCATCCTCGACCACCTGCGTAGCAGGCTATGCCTTCTGACCCTGAGCCCGGGCATGCGCCCCGCCGTGGACATGAAGGCCGTGGCGCGAGCCATGGTCAATCCGGACATCGGCGAGGTCACCGCCAACCCCGGCGAGCGCGACTACACCCGCGCCGTGGCCGACGCCATCGAGCTCATCCGGCAGGGCGAGTGCATCCAGACTGTGCTCTCCACGCGCTTCTCGGCCACCTTCTCCGGCGACGCCTTCGTGCTCTACCGCAGGCTGCGGCAGGTGAATCCCTCGCCGTATCTGTTCTTCATGCGCTTGCCGCGCATCGAGCTGTTCGGCTCCTCGCCGGAACTCCTCGTGCGCTGCGACGGTGGGCAGCTCACCACCTGCCCCATCGCGGGCACCCGAAGGCGCGGGGCCACCCCCGCCGAGGACGAGGCCCTCGCCCGCGAGCTGCTGGCCGACCCCAAGGAGCGTGCCGAGCACGTCATGCTGGTGGACCTCGGGCGTAACGACCTCGGGCGCATCGCCACCCCCGGAAGCGTCAGCGTGGACACGTTCATGCAGGTGGAGCGCTTCTCCCATGTCATGCACCTCACGTCCTACGTCAGCGCGACGCTTCGCGACGGGCTGGATGCGCTGGACGTGCTGGCCTCGGCCTTTCCCGCTGGGACCGTCTCGGGCGCGCCCAAGGTGCGGGCCATGGAGATCATCGCCGACCTCGAACGCCGCCCGCGCGGGCCCTACGCCGGAGCCATTGGCTGGCTTGGGCTGGACCGGGACCGCGTGGACATGGACACCGGCATCACCATCCGCAGCATGTGGGTGCGCGATGGAAAGCTCCATTGGCAGGCGGGCGCGGGGATCGTGTTCGATTCCGACCCCGTGCGGGAATGGGAGGAATGCGCCAACAAGGCGCGCGTGCTCGGAGAAATCCTCACCGGACGCGGAGGCTGCGATGTTCTTGCTGATTGA
- a CDS encoding anthranilate synthase component II — protein sequence MFLLIDNYDSFTFNLVQAFQRLGHDPKVLRNDDPAVLELADSGRLRCVCISPGPGRPETAGLCLEFLKRLPATVPVFGVCLGHQILGAFAGAPVVQAERIMHGKTSPVRHDGTGLFADLPNPVEVGRYHSLLVDVDAAPEDVRKRLVVTARTDEGEVMGLRYADRPWAGVQFHPESVLTPDGDRLIARFPDGIV from the coding sequence ATGTTCTTGCTGATTGATAACTACGACTCGTTCACCTTCAATCTCGTGCAGGCGTTCCAGCGCCTCGGGCACGATCCGAAGGTCCTGCGCAACGACGACCCCGCCGTTCTCGAACTGGCGGACTCCGGCCGTCTGCGCTGCGTGTGCATCTCGCCGGGACCCGGCCGTCCCGAGACCGCCGGGCTGTGCCTCGAATTCCTGAAGCGCCTGCCCGCGACGGTGCCCGTGTTCGGCGTTTGCCTCGGGCACCAGATTCTCGGCGCGTTCGCTGGTGCGCCCGTGGTGCAGGCCGAGCGCATCATGCACGGCAAGACCTCGCCCGTCCGCCACGACGGCACCGGCCTCTTCGCGGACCTGCCGAATCCCGTGGAGGTCGGCCGCTACCACTCGCTCCTCGTGGATGTGGACGCCGCGCCAGAGGACGTTCGCAAGCGCCTCGTCGTCACCGCGCGTACCGACGAGGGCGAGGTCATGGGCCTGCGCTACGCAGACCGCCCATGGGCAGGCGTGCAGTTCCATCCCGAATCGGTGCTCACCCCGGATGGCGACCGCCTCATCGCGCGGTTCCCGGATGGCATCGTGTGA
- the trpD gene encoding anthranilate phosphoribosyltransferase yields the protein MTMTQTTDAKGMHMAEVLELLAFHKDLPQDMADESFRRLMDGTMSPAQAGAFLMGLKTKGETARELTAAVNAALAHARLVPGLSGARIDTCGTGGDATCSFNCSTVVALTLAGMGYKVVKHGNRSVSSTCGSADALEAVGLSLTTKPEAVAGELERCNFAFLFAPEYHPAFRHIMPVRKEIGCRTLFNMLGPLLNPARPTHQLLGVALPQFLLRMATVLANTGVRRAAVVHGAGGFDELTPFGVNRMVEVRDGWLREAEFDPADYGFARHAPEAVAVTGRDEAVAVLREVLAGGGPEAMRDMAALNVGMCVHLLEDGMDMAQAMDAARAALAAGAGERVLHA from the coding sequence ATGACGATGACGCAGACAACGGACGCGAAGGGAATGCACATGGCGGAGGTCTTGGAGCTTCTGGCCTTTCACAAGGATTTGCCGCAGGACATGGCGGACGAGAGCTTTCGGCGGCTGATGGACGGGACCATGAGTCCGGCGCAGGCTGGGGCCTTCCTGATGGGGCTCAAGACCAAGGGCGAGACGGCCCGCGAACTGACGGCAGCGGTGAATGCGGCCCTTGCGCATGCGCGGCTGGTGCCGGGCTTGAGCGGAGCGCGCATCGACACCTGCGGCACCGGCGGCGACGCGACGTGCAGCTTCAACTGCTCCACGGTGGTGGCGCTGACCTTGGCGGGCATGGGCTACAAGGTGGTGAAACACGGCAACCGGTCGGTGTCGAGCACCTGCGGCAGCGCGGACGCGCTGGAGGCCGTGGGCCTGTCCCTGACCACGAAGCCCGAGGCCGTTGCCGGGGAATTGGAACGCTGCAATTTCGCGTTCCTGTTCGCGCCGGAGTACCACCCGGCGTTCCGGCACATCATGCCCGTGCGCAAGGAAATCGGCTGTCGGACGCTGTTCAACATGCTGGGTCCGCTGCTCAACCCGGCGCGGCCCACGCATCAGCTTCTCGGCGTGGCGCTGCCGCAGTTTTTGCTGCGCATGGCCACAGTGCTCGCCAATACCGGCGTGCGCCGGGCGGCGGTGGTGCATGGGGCCGGGGGCTTCGACGAATTGACGCCCTTCGGCGTGAACCGGATGGTGGAGGTGCGCGACGGCTGGCTGCGCGAGGCGGAGTTTGACCCAGCGGACTACGGTTTCGCGCGGCACGCGCCGGAGGCCGTGGCCGTGACCGGACGCGACGAGGCCGTGGCCGTGCTGCGCGAGGTGCTGGCCGGCGGCGGACCCGAGGCCATGCGCGACATGGCGGCGCTGAACGTCGGCATGTGCGTGCATCTGTTGGAGGACGGCATGGACATGGCGCAGGCCATGGACGCGGCGCGTGCGGCACTGGCCGCCGGAGCCGGGGAGCGGGTGCTCCATGCTTGA
- a CDS encoding indole-3-glycerol-phosphate synthase codes for MLDAFAKAKQAEIAALEALAAAGDFPAPWAGERPSFVESLLRRGPGAIIAEYKRASPSRGDIAPELRAADVAMAYARGGAAAVSVLTQEEHFRGRLEFLDEAAGCGLPLLRKDFILHPLQVRRTAATPASAVLLIARMVPVERLALLVPLCRELGLTAVTEIFDEADLHRARQAGARVIQVNNRDLDTLAVNLDVSRAMVARRIPGEIWISASGITRHAEVAEMAAKGYDAVLVGTSLMEGGDPAGALERLRSGEGET; via the coding sequence ATGCTTGATGCCTTCGCGAAAGCCAAACAGGCCGAGATTGCGGCGCTTGAGGCGCTGGCGGCGGCGGGGGATTTCCCCGCGCCATGGGCTGGGGAACGTCCGTCCTTCGTGGAATCGCTGCTGCGGCGGGGACCGGGCGCGATCATCGCCGAATACAAGCGCGCCTCGCCGAGCCGGGGGGACATCGCCCCCGAACTGCGGGCGGCGGACGTGGCCATGGCCTACGCCAGGGGCGGCGCGGCGGCGGTATCCGTCCTGACGCAAGAGGAGCATTTCCGCGGGCGGCTGGAGTTTCTGGACGAGGCTGCAGGCTGCGGGCTGCCGCTTCTGCGCAAGGATTTCATCCTGCACCCCTTGCAGGTGCGGCGCACGGCGGCCACGCCCGCCTCGGCGGTGCTGCTCATCGCGCGGATGGTGCCGGTGGAGCGCCTCGCCCTGCTGGTGCCCCTGTGCCGCGAACTGGGGCTGACCGCCGTGACCGAAATCTTCGACGAGGCGGACCTCCACCGTGCACGGCAGGCCGGGGCGCGGGTGATTCAGGTCAACAATCGCGATCTGGATACGCTGGCCGTGAACCTCGACGTGTCGCGCGCGATGGTCGCGCGGCGCATTCCCGGCGAGATATGGATCAGCGCCAGCGGCATCACCCGCCACGCGGAGGTCGCGGAAATGGCTGCGAAAGGCTATGACGCCGTGCTCGTCGGCACCTCGCTCATGGAGGGCGGCGACCCGGCGGGCGCTCTGGAGCGGTTGCGGTCCGGGGAGGGCGAGACATGA
- a CDS encoding phosphoribosylanthranilate isomerase, which yields MTPRRLLVKVCGITRQVDAEACVRHGADLVGFIFHPASPRFIEPGNAAQIDTGRALRVGVFVEQDAAEVRDIMDRARLDYAQLAGEHDPQCCRAVGPGRVIRVFRPQRHADVAGLAAEMAQYAQCMTMALLDAGTAGGGHGRTLDFAALSTLRAPVPWLLAGGLSPRTLPEALRLVAPDGFDLNSGLESAPGIKDETLVREAIRLIRTFDETNDPRADAPRGSGGCIG from the coding sequence ATGACGCCGCGCCGTTTACTGGTGAAGGTGTGCGGCATCACGAGGCAGGTGGACGCCGAGGCCTGTGTCCGCCATGGGGCGGACCTCGTCGGCTTCATCTTCCATCCGGCCAGCCCGCGCTTCATAGAGCCGGGCAACGCGGCGCAGATCGACACGGGGCGCGCCCTGCGCGTGGGCGTGTTCGTGGAGCAGGACGCCGCCGAGGTGCGGGACATCATGGACCGCGCCCGGTTGGATTACGCTCAACTGGCCGGGGAGCACGATCCGCAGTGCTGCCGCGCCGTGGGGCCGGGGCGTGTGATTCGCGTGTTTCGCCCGCAGCGCCATGCGGATGTGGCGGGGCTTGCGGCGGAGATGGCGCAGTATGCGCAGTGCATGACCATGGCGCTTCTGGACGCGGGAACCGCAGGCGGTGGGCACGGGCGTACGCTTGACTTTGCGGCGCTATCCACGCTTCGCGCGCCGGTGCCGTGGCTTCTGGCCGGTGGGCTGTCGCCGCGCACGCTGCCCGAGGCGCTGCGGCTGGTCGCGCCCGACGGCTTCGACCTCAACTCCGGGCTTGAAAGCGCCCCCGGCATCAAGGATGAAACCCTCGTGCGCGAGGCGATACGCCTCATCCGCACGTTTGACGAAACGAACGACCCCCGCGCGGACGCACCGCGCGGGTCTGGAGGATGCATCGGATGA
- the trpB gene encoding tryptophan synthase subunit beta: protein MKKGYFGDFGGQFVPELLMPPLRELEEAQQTIVRSRNFLTDYAQLLADYVGRSTPLYLCRNISRELGVNVWLKREDLAHTGAHKINNTIGQALLTRHMGKETLLAETGAGQHGVASATAAAMLGLKCIVYMGATDVERQAHNVRRMELLGAQVRPVESGTRTLKDAINAALRHWIAEQATTHYCIGSVVGPHPFPELVRDFQSVIGHESRQQSVEKFGTLPDAVVACVGGGSNAIGIFHAFVEDREVRLVGVEAAGTGEAGCYHSATVTQGTDGVLHGTKSKLLQTEDGQILPSHSVAPGLDYPGVGPEHAFLDASGRAEYVSVTDDQALRAFHRLCRSEGIIPALESSHALAYVFENADTFERGSNVVVCLSGRGDKDLGIIAGLGA from the coding sequence ATGAAGAAGGGATACTTCGGCGATTTCGGTGGGCAGTTCGTGCCCGAGCTGCTCATGCCGCCGCTTCGTGAGCTGGAGGAGGCGCAGCAGACCATCGTGCGTTCGCGCAATTTTCTCACGGACTATGCGCAGCTTCTGGCCGACTACGTGGGCCGTTCCACGCCGCTCTACCTGTGCCGCAACATCTCGCGCGAGCTTGGCGTGAATGTGTGGCTCAAGCGCGAGGACCTCGCCCACACCGGCGCGCACAAGATCAACAACACCATCGGACAGGCGCTTCTGACCCGCCACATGGGCAAGGAAACGCTTCTGGCCGAAACCGGGGCGGGCCAGCACGGCGTGGCCTCGGCCACGGCGGCGGCCATGCTCGGCCTCAAGTGCATCGTCTACATGGGCGCGACGGACGTGGAGCGTCAGGCCCACAACGTGCGGCGCATGGAGCTTCTGGGCGCGCAGGTGCGCCCGGTTGAGAGCGGAACCCGCACCCTCAAGGACGCCATCAACGCCGCGCTGCGCCATTGGATCGCCGAGCAGGCGACCACGCACTACTGCATCGGCTCCGTGGTCGGTCCCCATCCCTTCCCCGAACTGGTGCGCGATTTCCAGTCCGTCATCGGGCACGAGTCGCGTCAGCAGAGCGTGGAGAAGTTCGGCACCCTGCCGGACGCCGTGGTGGCCTGTGTGGGCGGCGGCTCCAACGCCATCGGCATCTTCCATGCCTTCGTGGAGGATCGAGAGGTGCGTCTGGTGGGCGTGGAGGCGGCGGGAACCGGCGAGGCGGGCTGTTACCATTCCGCCACCGTGACGCAGGGGACCGACGGTGTGCTGCACGGCACCAAGAGCAAGCTGTTGCAGACCGAAGACGGGCAGATTCTGCCCTCGCATTCGGTGGCACCCGGGCTGGACTACCCCGGCGTGGGACCGGAGCACGCCTTCCTCGATGCCTCGGGCCGCGCGGAGTACGTGAGCGTCACCGACGATCAGGCCCTGCGCGCCTTCCATCGGCTGTGCCGCAGCGAGGGCATCATCCCCGCCCTCGAATCGTCCCATGCGCTGGCCTACGTCTTTGAGAACGCGGACACCTTCGAGCGCGGAAGCAACGTGGTGGTCTGCCTTTCCGGACGTGGCGACAAGGACCTCGGCATCATCGCGGGACTCGGCGCGTAG
- the trpA gene encoding tryptophan synthase subunit alpha gives MKESKLTQSIRQARAEGRTALIPYIPAGFPGLQEFWNVLAELDAAGADVIEIGVPFSDPVADGPTVEQASLECIERGVTLSWILTELEGRRAGIRAAIVLMGYVNPFFRYGYERLAKDAARAGVDGFIVPDLPFEESGDLRAALADTGIALVPLVGLNTPAERMKLYTKGFGGFCYVVSVMGVTGERVDISGDVARTIAEARACFDIPVALGFGLKTPDQLAAMAEKPDAAVFGSSLITHLRGGGSAGEFMKVWTGR, from the coding sequence ATGAAGGAATCGAAACTGACGCAGAGCATACGGCAGGCGCGGGCCGAGGGCCGCACCGCGCTCATCCCCTACATCCCGGCGGGCTTTCCGGGGCTTCAAGAGTTCTGGAACGTGCTGGCCGAGCTGGACGCCGCCGGGGCGGACGTCATCGAGATCGGCGTGCCGTTCTCGGACCCGGTGGCCGACGGCCCAACCGTGGAGCAGGCCTCGCTGGAGTGCATCGAACGCGGCGTGACCCTGTCGTGGATTCTGACCGAACTCGAAGGGCGGCGTGCAGGCATTCGGGCGGCCATCGTGCTCATGGGCTACGTGAATCCCTTCTTCCGCTACGGCTACGAGCGCCTCGCCAAGGACGCCGCGCGCGCCGGGGTGGACGGATTCATCGTCCCGGACCTGCCCTTCGAGGAGTCTGGAGACCTGCGGGCCGCACTGGCGGACACTGGCATCGCGCTGGTGCCGCTGGTGGGCCTCAACACCCCCGCCGAGCGCATGAAGCTCTACACCAAGGGCTTCGGCGGCTTCTGCTACGTGGTTAGCGTGATGGGCGTCACCGGCGAGCGGGTGGACATCTCCGGCGATGTGGCGCGTACCATCGCCGAGGCGCGGGCCTGCTTTGACATCCCCGTGGCCCTCGGCTTCGGTCTGAAAACGCCGGACCAGCTTGCGGCCATGGCCGAGAAGCCGGACGCGGCGGTTTTCGGCAGTTCGCTCATCACCCACCTGCGTGGCGGTGGTAGCGCCGGGGAATTCATGAAGGTCTGGACCGGGCGCTAG
- a CDS encoding prepilin peptidase, with protein sequence MPQFRPPFNLGPNTELRMDLYLHAFQGLALVLGLCLGSFYNVCIHRTLSGETVTNPPRSKCPKCGHFLAWWENVPLVSYLLLRGRCRQCHLPISPRYPMVEALTGVVALALALRFGPGPQWAVHMAFTGLFIVTSFLAFDTRIMPTRSLLIGAAAALVVAPTLLGVPLRDSLFGVAVGAGLFWVLRLGSARLRSGQWLGVGDMALVALAGALLGVGLLPPVIALGAALAGLAALVGRRGAEESAKAPLPFGPFLCIAITAGILWGHRWLALLG encoded by the coding sequence ATGCCTCAATTCAGGCCGCCGTTCAACCTCGGACCCAACACGGAATTGCGCATGGACCTCTATCTGCATGCATTCCAGGGGCTGGCCCTCGTACTGGGCCTGTGCCTCGGAAGCTTCTACAACGTCTGCATCCACCGCACGCTCTCCGGCGAGACCGTGACCAATCCGCCACGTTCGAAATGCCCAAAGTGCGGGCACTTTCTCGCATGGTGGGAAAACGTTCCCCTCGTCAGCTACCTGCTCTTGCGCGGTCGCTGCCGCCAATGCCACCTGCCCATCAGCCCACGCTATCCGATGGTGGAGGCCCTCACCGGCGTCGTTGCGCTGGCACTGGCGCTGCGCTTCGGCCCCGGCCCGCAGTGGGCCGTGCATATGGCCTTCACGGGCCTGTTCATCGTGACGAGCTTCCTCGCCTTCGACACGCGGATCATGCCCACGCGGTCCCTGCTCATCGGCGCGGCTGCGGCCCTCGTCGTCGCTCCCACGCTGCTTGGCGTTCCCCTGCGGGATTCGCTCTTCGGCGTAGCGGTGGGAGCCGGACTGTTTTGGGTCCTGCGCCTCGGCAGCGCACGCCTGCGCTCCGGGCAATGGCTCGGCGTGGGGGACATGGCGCTCGTCGCGCTTGCGGGAGCGCTCCTCGGCGTGGGACTCTTGCCCCCGGTCATCGCGCTTGGCGCGGCGCTCGCAGGGCTTGCCGCATTGGTTGGCAGACGCGGGGCAGAAGAATCCGCGAAGGCCCCCCTGCCCTTCGGCCCCTTCCTATGCATCGCCATAACGGCGGGCATCCTGTGGGGCCACCGCTGGCTCGCCCTTCTCGGCTAG
- a CDS encoding phenylacetate--CoA ligase family protein translates to MQYKDRFIPLLSEEQIRDTQLNGLKWTVQHAAAGSPAYAAKFREAGIDPAGVQSLDDLQHLPFTSVEDLRDGYPFPLLSVPEEEVVRIHASSGTTGKRKVLCYTQKDVNDWKNMMARCFELAGLSRLDRIQICAGYGLWTAGVGFQLGCEHFGAMAVPVGPGNLDMQLQLLTDMGVTCMCSTASMALLMGEEVEKHGLRDKLRLRTCIFGSEAHTPKMRRRFEELLGIEDSFDISGMTELYGPGAGLECPAHEGIHYWADMYIAEIIDPETLRPVAPGEVGELVLTSLRKEAAPLVRYRTHDLTRLIPGTCSCGVTMPRHDKIMGRSDDMIIFRGVNIYPGQIAAVLEGFPGVSSEYQVRLSRVEGRDNMTISIERARDAHSGGDADLARAVGGVMHKQLMARAGIEIVDHGSLPRSFGKTRRIIDDRENGN, encoded by the coding sequence ATGCAGTACAAGGACCGTTTCATTCCGCTTCTTTCCGAGGAACAGATCCGCGACACCCAGCTCAACGGTCTCAAGTGGACGGTGCAGCATGCAGCGGCCGGAAGCCCTGCCTACGCCGCGAAATTCCGCGAGGCGGGCATCGACCCGGCGGGTGTGCAGAGCCTCGACGACCTCCAGCATCTGCCCTTCACCTCGGTGGAGGACCTGCGCGACGGCTATCCCTTCCCCCTGCTTTCCGTGCCCGAGGAGGAAGTGGTGCGCATCCATGCCTCCAGCGGCACCACCGGCAAGCGCAAGGTGCTCTGCTACACGCAAAAGGACGTCAACGACTGGAAGAACATGATGGCCCGCTGCTTCGAGCTGGCCGGGCTCTCCCGGCTCGACCGCATCCAGATTTGCGCGGGCTACGGCCTGTGGACGGCGGGCGTCGGCTTCCAGCTTGGCTGTGAGCACTTCGGTGCCATGGCCGTTCCCGTCGGCCCCGGCAACCTCGACATGCAGCTTCAGCTCCTCACGGACATGGGCGTCACCTGCATGTGCTCCACGGCCAGCATGGCGCTGCTCATGGGCGAGGAAGTCGAGAAGCACGGCCTGCGCGACAAGCTGCGCCTGCGCACCTGCATCTTTGGTTCCGAGGCCCACACGCCCAAGATGCGCCGCCGCTTCGAGGAGCTTCTCGGCATTGAGGACAGCTTCGACATCTCCGGCATGACCGAACTCTACGGTCCCGGTGCCGGTCTCGAATGCCCGGCCCACGAGGGTATCCACTACTGGGCCGACATGTACATCGCCGAGATCATCGACCCCGAGACGCTCAGGCCCGTCGCCCCCGGCGAGGTGGGCGAGCTGGTCCTCACCTCCCTGCGCAAGGAGGCCGCGCCCCTCGTGCGCTACCGCACCCACGACCTCACGCGGCTCATCCCCGGAACCTGTTCCTGCGGCGTCACCATGCCGCGCCACGATAAGATCATGGGCCGCTCCGACGACATGATTATCTTCCGTGGCGTGAACATCTACCCCGGTCAGATCGCCGCCGTTCTCGAAGGCTTCCCCGGCGTGTCCTCGGAATATCAGGTCCGCCTCAGCCGCGTCGAAGGCCGCGACAACATGACCATCTCCATCGAGCGTGCCCGTGATGCGCATTCCGGTGGCGACGCCGATCTCGCTCGCGCAGTTGGCGGCGTGATGCACAAGCAACTCATGGCTCGCGCCGGGATCGAGATCGTTGATCACGGGAGCCTGCCACGTTCCTTCGGCAAGACCCGCCGCATCATCGACGACCGCGAAAACGGCAACTGA
- a CDS encoding AI-2E family transporter: MFSDNRPYTLDRVVRLALSAGVLAAGVWLLNLLADALIPFVVALVLAYLLNPLTEVIERRIGNRATAVVAALTLVGAAIWLALWLLTPVITGEIRHMARLVAEMADGSTLDHKALQSLPPELWQAVKDTLAQQNVRDILASPDVLSLARTVLSKLLPGMWGIMQGAANALFGVVGLFVILLYLVFLLIDYRRVREGWTQVIPPARREGVTAFIDEFSTAMSRYFRAQAAVAGLVGVLFAIGFGLIGLPLGILLGLFIGLLNMVPYLQIVGFIPALALGIVHALETGTPIWTETALILTVFAVVQIIQDAVLTPRIMGKVTGLSPAFILLSLSIWGQLLGMLGLLMAIPCTCLLWAYWQRYLGTLTPAAAPAPPDSDA; the protein is encoded by the coding sequence GTGTTTTCAGACAACCGCCCCTACACCCTCGACCGTGTCGTACGTCTTGCCCTGTCGGCGGGCGTCCTCGCTGCCGGGGTCTGGCTGCTGAACCTTCTGGCCGACGCGCTCATCCCCTTCGTCGTGGCCCTCGTTCTGGCATACCTGCTCAACCCGCTGACCGAGGTCATCGAACGCCGCATCGGCAATCGAGCCACGGCCGTCGTCGCCGCCCTCACCCTCGTGGGGGCGGCCATCTGGCTCGCCCTGTGGCTGCTCACGCCGGTCATCACTGGCGAAATCCGCCACATGGCGCGGCTCGTCGCCGAAATGGCCGACGGCTCCACCCTCGACCACAAGGCCCTGCAAAGCCTGCCCCCTGAACTCTGGCAGGCCGTCAAGGACACTCTCGCCCAGCAGAACGTGCGCGACATCCTCGCCTCGCCCGACGTCCTCTCCCTCGCACGCACCGTCCTTTCCAAGCTCCTGCCGGGGATGTGGGGAATCATGCAGGGCGCGGCCAACGCGCTCTTCGGCGTGGTCGGTCTGTTCGTCATCCTGCTCTATCTCGTGTTCCTGCTCATCGACTACCGCCGCGTACGCGAGGGCTGGACCCAAGTCATCCCGCCCGCCCGCCGCGAGGGCGTCACCGCCTTCATCGACGAATTCAGCACCGCCATGAGCCGCTACTTCCGCGCGCAGGCCGCCGTGGCGGGGCTCGTGGGCGTCCTGTTCGCCATCGGCTTCGGCCTCATCGGCCTGCCGCTTGGCATTCTCCTCGGCCTGTTCATCGGCCTGCTCAACATGGTGCCCTACCTCCAGATCGTCGGCTTCATCCCGGCCCTCGCCCTCGGCATCGTCCACGCGCTGGAGACCGGAACCCCCATCTGGACCGAAACCGCCCTCATCCTCACCGTGTTCGCCGTGGTCCAGATCATTCAGGACGCCGTGCTCACCCCGCGCATCATGGGCAAGGTCACCGGCCTGTCGCCAGCATTCATCCTGCTGTCGCTGTCCATCTGGGGCCAGCTCCTCGGGATGCTCGGCCTGCTCATGGCCATCCCCTGCACCTGCCTGCTCTGGGCCTACTGGCAACGCTACCTCGGCACACTCACCCCAGCCGCAGCACCCGCGCCGCCCGACAGCGACGCCTGA